The Engystomops pustulosus chromosome 1, aEngPut4.maternal, whole genome shotgun sequence genome has a window encoding:
- the PIP5K1C gene encoding phosphatidylinositol 4-phosphate 5-kinase type-1 gamma isoform X3 encodes MEEPEEEEGCGESPERAAGASTAEFGEDEIAKRVASESGAGKKIGHRGVDASGETTYKKTTSTTLKGAIQLGIGYTVGNLSSKPERDVLMQDFYVVESIFFPSEGSNLTPAHHYPDFRFKTYAPVAFRYFRELFGIRPDDYLYSLCNEPLIELSNPGASGSLFYVTSDDEFIIKTVMHKEAEFLQKLLPGYYMNLNQNPRTLLPKFYGLYCVQSGGKNIRVVVMNNILPRVVRMHYKYDLKGSTYKRRASKKEREKRSPTYKDLDFMQDSPEGLLLDNDTFSALVKTLQRDCLVLESFKIMDYSLLLGVHNTEQQEKERQTDGAQSQADEKRPVAQKALYSTAMESIQGGAARGESIDTDDTMGGIPAVNGKGERLLLYIGIIDILQSYRLIKKLEHTWKALVHDGDTVSVHRPGFYAERFFKFMTNTVFRKTSSLKSSPSKKGRSALLVPRPLGPTAAFSAGQIPTEQEEGNYDLRGVRSYPTLEDDGRADLLPCTPPSFEEATTASIATTLSSTSLSIPERSPSETSEHPRYRRRTQSSGYDVRTYEETRAEEDIQQISVEVEHRPSETVILPEEEKHGEASGCSCPVEETGSQRSEEDEEVPVTDIYFPPDDRSWVYSPLHYSPQVQSVSDEESDT; translated from the exons ATGAAATTGCAAAGAGAGTAGCTTCAGAG TCAGGAGCTGGTAAGAAAATTGGGCACCGTGGAGTTGATGCCTCAGGAGAGACCACCTATAAAAAG ACTACATCGACCACATTAAAAGGTGCCATACAATTGGGTATTGGATATACTGTAGGGAATCTGAGTTCCAAACCTGAGAGGGATGTCTTGATGCAAGATTTCTACGTGGTTGAGAGCATCTTTTTTCCTAG TGAAGGCAGTAACCTTACCCCTGCCCATCATTACCCAGACTTTCGCTTTAAGACTTATGCCCCTGTGGCTTTCCGATATTTTCGAGAACTTTTTGGAATTCGCCCAGATGACTATTTG TATTCTCTGTGTAATGAGCCTCTCATTGAACTTTCCAATCCTGGCGCAAGTGGGTCCCTGTTTTATGTAACTAGTGATGATGAGTTCATTATCAAGACGGTTATGCATAAAGAAGCGGAGTTCCTGCAGAAACTGCTACCTGGATATTACATG AACCTGAACCAGAACCCACGGACACTTTTGCCCAAGTTCTACGGTTTATATTGTGTTCAGTCTGGCGGAAAGAATATCCGTGTTGTGGTCATGAACAATATCCTGCCGAGAGTGGTCCGTATGCATTACAAGTATGACCTGAAGGGTTCCACTTACAAGAGACGTGCATCCAAGAAAGAAAGGGAGAAACGCAGTCCTACGTACAAAGACCTAGATTTCATGCAGGATTCTCCAGAGGGCTTGCTTCTCGATAATGACACCTTTAGTGCACTGGTTAAAACCCTTCAGAGAGACTGCTTG GTCTTAGAAAGCTTCAAGATCATGGATTACAGCCTTCTTCTAGGAGTGCACAACACGGAGCAACAGGAAAAAGAGAGACAAACCGATGGAGCGCAGAGTCAAGCAGATGAGAAGCGCCCCGTGGCACAGAAGGCACTGTACTCCACAGCAATGGAGTCTATTCAGGGAGGTGCAGCGCGCGGAGAGTCCATAGATACTGATGACAC AATGGGCGGAATTCCAGCTGTAAATGGCAAAGGGGAACGTCTTTTACTCTACATAGGAATTATTGACATTCTGCAGTCATACAG gttAATAAAGAAGCTAGAACACACATGGAAAGCTCTTGTCCATGATGGG gacaCAGTGTCTGTACATCGACCTGGTTTTTATGCTGAACGATTTTTTAAGTTTATGACCAACACAGTGTTCCGAAAAACATCCT CCCTGAAGTCTTCTCCTTCTAAGAAGGGTAGAAGCGCTCTACTAGTACCTCGACCCTTGGGACCAACTGCCGCATTTTCCGCAGGACAAATTCCTACAGAACAAGAAGAAGGCAATTATGACCTACGAGGAGTGCGCAGCTACCCTACATTAGAGGATGATG GTCGTGCAGATTTACTGCCCTGCACACCTCCGTCATTTGAGGAGGCCACTACTGCTTCTATTGCTACAACGCTGTCTTCCACCTCTCTGTCTATTCCTGAACGTTCTCCATCTGAAACCTCAGAACACCCCCGTTACCG AAGGCGTACTCAGTCATCGGGATATGATGTCAG GACCTATGAGGAGACACGGGCAGAAGAAGACATTCAGCAGATTTCAGTAGAGGTAGAGCATAGACCATCTGAAACTGTGATTCTACCGGAGGAGGAAAAGCATGG TGAAGCCTCGGGCTGTTCATGTCCAGTTGAGGAAACGGGAAGTCAACGATCTGAGGAAGATGAGGAGGTGCCTGTGACTGACATTTATTTT CCTCCAGATGACCGGAGCTGGGTTTATTCTCCACTCCACTATAGTCCCCAGGTTCAGTCTGTCTCGGACGAGGAGAGTGACACA TAA
- the PIP5K1C gene encoding phosphatidylinositol 4-phosphate 5-kinase type-1 gamma isoform X4 encodes MEEPEEEEGCGESPERAAGASTAEFGEDEIAKRVASESGAGKKIGHRGVDASGETTYKKTTSTTLKGAIQLGIGYTVGNLSSKPERDVLMQDFYVVESIFFPSEGSNLTPAHHYPDFRFKTYAPVAFRYFRELFGIRPDDYLYSLCNEPLIELSNPGASGSLFYVTSDDEFIIKTVMHKEAEFLQKLLPGYYMNLNQNPRTLLPKFYGLYCVQSGGKNIRVVVMNNILPRVVRMHYKYDLKGSTYKRRASKKEREKRSPTYKDLDFMQDSPEGLLLDNDTFSALVKTLQRDCLVLESFKIMDYSLLLGVHNTEQQEKERQTDGAQSQADEKRPVAQKALYSTAMESIQGGAARGESIDTDDTMGGIPAVNGKGERLLLYIGIIDILQSYRLIKKLEHTWKALVHDGDTVSVHRPGFYAERFFKFMTNTVFRKTSSLKSSPSKKGRSALLVPRPLGPTAAFSAGQIPTEQEEGNYDLRGVRSYPTLEDDGRADLLPCTPPSFEEATTASIATTLSSTSLSIPERSPSETSEHPRYRRRTQSSGYDVRTYEETRAEEDIQQISVEVEHRPSETVILPEEEKHGEASGCSCPVEETGSQRSEEDEEVPVTDIYF; translated from the exons ATGAAATTGCAAAGAGAGTAGCTTCAGAG TCAGGAGCTGGTAAGAAAATTGGGCACCGTGGAGTTGATGCCTCAGGAGAGACCACCTATAAAAAG ACTACATCGACCACATTAAAAGGTGCCATACAATTGGGTATTGGATATACTGTAGGGAATCTGAGTTCCAAACCTGAGAGGGATGTCTTGATGCAAGATTTCTACGTGGTTGAGAGCATCTTTTTTCCTAG TGAAGGCAGTAACCTTACCCCTGCCCATCATTACCCAGACTTTCGCTTTAAGACTTATGCCCCTGTGGCTTTCCGATATTTTCGAGAACTTTTTGGAATTCGCCCAGATGACTATTTG TATTCTCTGTGTAATGAGCCTCTCATTGAACTTTCCAATCCTGGCGCAAGTGGGTCCCTGTTTTATGTAACTAGTGATGATGAGTTCATTATCAAGACGGTTATGCATAAAGAAGCGGAGTTCCTGCAGAAACTGCTACCTGGATATTACATG AACCTGAACCAGAACCCACGGACACTTTTGCCCAAGTTCTACGGTTTATATTGTGTTCAGTCTGGCGGAAAGAATATCCGTGTTGTGGTCATGAACAATATCCTGCCGAGAGTGGTCCGTATGCATTACAAGTATGACCTGAAGGGTTCCACTTACAAGAGACGTGCATCCAAGAAAGAAAGGGAGAAACGCAGTCCTACGTACAAAGACCTAGATTTCATGCAGGATTCTCCAGAGGGCTTGCTTCTCGATAATGACACCTTTAGTGCACTGGTTAAAACCCTTCAGAGAGACTGCTTG GTCTTAGAAAGCTTCAAGATCATGGATTACAGCCTTCTTCTAGGAGTGCACAACACGGAGCAACAGGAAAAAGAGAGACAAACCGATGGAGCGCAGAGTCAAGCAGATGAGAAGCGCCCCGTGGCACAGAAGGCACTGTACTCCACAGCAATGGAGTCTATTCAGGGAGGTGCAGCGCGCGGAGAGTCCATAGATACTGATGACAC AATGGGCGGAATTCCAGCTGTAAATGGCAAAGGGGAACGTCTTTTACTCTACATAGGAATTATTGACATTCTGCAGTCATACAG gttAATAAAGAAGCTAGAACACACATGGAAAGCTCTTGTCCATGATGGG gacaCAGTGTCTGTACATCGACCTGGTTTTTATGCTGAACGATTTTTTAAGTTTATGACCAACACAGTGTTCCGAAAAACATCCT CCCTGAAGTCTTCTCCTTCTAAGAAGGGTAGAAGCGCTCTACTAGTACCTCGACCCTTGGGACCAACTGCCGCATTTTCCGCAGGACAAATTCCTACAGAACAAGAAGAAGGCAATTATGACCTACGAGGAGTGCGCAGCTACCCTACATTAGAGGATGATG GTCGTGCAGATTTACTGCCCTGCACACCTCCGTCATTTGAGGAGGCCACTACTGCTTCTATTGCTACAACGCTGTCTTCCACCTCTCTGTCTATTCCTGAACGTTCTCCATCTGAAACCTCAGAACACCCCCGTTACCG AAGGCGTACTCAGTCATCGGGATATGATGTCAG GACCTATGAGGAGACACGGGCAGAAGAAGACATTCAGCAGATTTCAGTAGAGGTAGAGCATAGACCATCTGAAACTGTGATTCTACCGGAGGAGGAAAAGCATGG TGAAGCCTCGGGCTGTTCATGTCCAGTTGAGGAAACGGGAAGTCAACGATCTGAGGAAGATGAGGAGGTGCCTGTGACTGACATTTATTTT TAA
- the PIP5K1C gene encoding phosphatidylinositol 4-phosphate 5-kinase type-1 gamma isoform X1: MEEPEEEEGCGESPERAAGASTAEFGEDEIAKRVASESGAGKKIGHRGVDASGETTYKKTTSTTLKGAIQLGIGYTVGNLSSKPERDVLMQDFYVVESIFFPSEGSNLTPAHHYPDFRFKTYAPVAFRYFRELFGIRPDDYLYSLCNEPLIELSNPGASGSLFYVTSDDEFIIKTVMHKEAEFLQKLLPGYYMNLNQNPRTLLPKFYGLYCVQSGGKNIRVVVMNNILPRVVRMHYKYDLKGSTYKRRASKKEREKRSPTYKDLDFMQDSPEGLLLDNDTFSALVKTLQRDCLVLESFKIMDYSLLLGVHNTEQQEKERQTDGAQSQADEKRPVAQKALYSTAMESIQGGAARGESIDTDDTMGGIPAVNGKGERLLLYIGIIDILQSYRLIKKLEHTWKALVHDGDTVSVHRPGFYAERFFKFMTNTVFRKTSSLKSSPSKKGRSALLVPRPLGPTAAFSAGQIPTEQEEGNYDLRGVRSYPTLEDDGRADLLPCTPPSFEEATTASIATTLSSTSLSIPERSPSETSEHPRYRRRTQSSGYDVRTYEETRAEEDIQQISVEVEHRPSETVILPEEEKHGEASGCSCPVEETGSQRSEEDEEVPVTDIYFFTDGRYWVYSPRLSRMHSPSSSTDSPPDDRSWVYSPLHYSPQVQSVSDEESDT, translated from the exons ATGAAATTGCAAAGAGAGTAGCTTCAGAG TCAGGAGCTGGTAAGAAAATTGGGCACCGTGGAGTTGATGCCTCAGGAGAGACCACCTATAAAAAG ACTACATCGACCACATTAAAAGGTGCCATACAATTGGGTATTGGATATACTGTAGGGAATCTGAGTTCCAAACCTGAGAGGGATGTCTTGATGCAAGATTTCTACGTGGTTGAGAGCATCTTTTTTCCTAG TGAAGGCAGTAACCTTACCCCTGCCCATCATTACCCAGACTTTCGCTTTAAGACTTATGCCCCTGTGGCTTTCCGATATTTTCGAGAACTTTTTGGAATTCGCCCAGATGACTATTTG TATTCTCTGTGTAATGAGCCTCTCATTGAACTTTCCAATCCTGGCGCAAGTGGGTCCCTGTTTTATGTAACTAGTGATGATGAGTTCATTATCAAGACGGTTATGCATAAAGAAGCGGAGTTCCTGCAGAAACTGCTACCTGGATATTACATG AACCTGAACCAGAACCCACGGACACTTTTGCCCAAGTTCTACGGTTTATATTGTGTTCAGTCTGGCGGAAAGAATATCCGTGTTGTGGTCATGAACAATATCCTGCCGAGAGTGGTCCGTATGCATTACAAGTATGACCTGAAGGGTTCCACTTACAAGAGACGTGCATCCAAGAAAGAAAGGGAGAAACGCAGTCCTACGTACAAAGACCTAGATTTCATGCAGGATTCTCCAGAGGGCTTGCTTCTCGATAATGACACCTTTAGTGCACTGGTTAAAACCCTTCAGAGAGACTGCTTG GTCTTAGAAAGCTTCAAGATCATGGATTACAGCCTTCTTCTAGGAGTGCACAACACGGAGCAACAGGAAAAAGAGAGACAAACCGATGGAGCGCAGAGTCAAGCAGATGAGAAGCGCCCCGTGGCACAGAAGGCACTGTACTCCACAGCAATGGAGTCTATTCAGGGAGGTGCAGCGCGCGGAGAGTCCATAGATACTGATGACAC AATGGGCGGAATTCCAGCTGTAAATGGCAAAGGGGAACGTCTTTTACTCTACATAGGAATTATTGACATTCTGCAGTCATACAG gttAATAAAGAAGCTAGAACACACATGGAAAGCTCTTGTCCATGATGGG gacaCAGTGTCTGTACATCGACCTGGTTTTTATGCTGAACGATTTTTTAAGTTTATGACCAACACAGTGTTCCGAAAAACATCCT CCCTGAAGTCTTCTCCTTCTAAGAAGGGTAGAAGCGCTCTACTAGTACCTCGACCCTTGGGACCAACTGCCGCATTTTCCGCAGGACAAATTCCTACAGAACAAGAAGAAGGCAATTATGACCTACGAGGAGTGCGCAGCTACCCTACATTAGAGGATGATG GTCGTGCAGATTTACTGCCCTGCACACCTCCGTCATTTGAGGAGGCCACTACTGCTTCTATTGCTACAACGCTGTCTTCCACCTCTCTGTCTATTCCTGAACGTTCTCCATCTGAAACCTCAGAACACCCCCGTTACCG AAGGCGTACTCAGTCATCGGGATATGATGTCAG GACCTATGAGGAGACACGGGCAGAAGAAGACATTCAGCAGATTTCAGTAGAGGTAGAGCATAGACCATCTGAAACTGTGATTCTACCGGAGGAGGAAAAGCATGG TGAAGCCTCGGGCTGTTCATGTCCAGTTGAGGAAACGGGAAGTCAACGATCTGAGGAAGATGAGGAGGTGCCTGTGACTGACATTTATTTT TTCACGGATGGGCGATACTGGGTGTATTCCCCCCGCCTCAGCAGGATGCATTCTCCTTCATCATCCACTGACTCT CCTCCAGATGACCGGAGCTGGGTTTATTCTCCACTCCACTATAGTCCCCAGGTTCAGTCTGTCTCGGACGAGGAGAGTGACACA TAA
- the PIP5K1C gene encoding phosphatidylinositol 4-phosphate 5-kinase type-1 gamma isoform X2, with protein sequence MEEPEEEEGCGESPERAAGASTAEFGEDEIAKRVASESGAGKKIGHRGVDASGETTYKKTTSTTLKGAIQLGIGYTVGNLSSKPERDVLMQDFYVVESIFFPSEGSNLTPAHHYPDFRFKTYAPVAFRYFRELFGIRPDDYLYSLCNEPLIELSNPGASGSLFYVTSDDEFIIKTVMHKEAEFLQKLLPGYYMNLNQNPRTLLPKFYGLYCVQSGGKNIRVVVMNNILPRVVRMHYKYDLKGSTYKRRASKKEREKRSPTYKDLDFMQDSPEGLLLDNDTFSALVKTLQRDCLVLESFKIMDYSLLLGVHNTEQQEKERQTDGAQSQADEKRPVAQKALYSTAMESIQGGAARGESIDTDDTMGGIPAVNGKGERLLLYIGIIDILQSYRLIKKLEHTWKALVHDGDTVSVHRPGFYAERFFKFMTNTVFRKTSSLKSSPSKKGRSALLVPRPLGPTAAFSAGQIPTEQEEGNYDLRGVRSYPTLEDDGRADLLPCTPPSFEEATTASIATTLSSTSLSIPERSPSETSEHPRYRRRTQSSGYDVRTYEETRAEEDIQQISVEVEHRPSETVILPEEEKHGEASGCSCPVEETGSQRSEEDEEVPVTDIYFTLTLMLLPGTRKCYILVIRVQCLAVQLTFSIYKNTIDALLTMV encoded by the exons ATGAAATTGCAAAGAGAGTAGCTTCAGAG TCAGGAGCTGGTAAGAAAATTGGGCACCGTGGAGTTGATGCCTCAGGAGAGACCACCTATAAAAAG ACTACATCGACCACATTAAAAGGTGCCATACAATTGGGTATTGGATATACTGTAGGGAATCTGAGTTCCAAACCTGAGAGGGATGTCTTGATGCAAGATTTCTACGTGGTTGAGAGCATCTTTTTTCCTAG TGAAGGCAGTAACCTTACCCCTGCCCATCATTACCCAGACTTTCGCTTTAAGACTTATGCCCCTGTGGCTTTCCGATATTTTCGAGAACTTTTTGGAATTCGCCCAGATGACTATTTG TATTCTCTGTGTAATGAGCCTCTCATTGAACTTTCCAATCCTGGCGCAAGTGGGTCCCTGTTTTATGTAACTAGTGATGATGAGTTCATTATCAAGACGGTTATGCATAAAGAAGCGGAGTTCCTGCAGAAACTGCTACCTGGATATTACATG AACCTGAACCAGAACCCACGGACACTTTTGCCCAAGTTCTACGGTTTATATTGTGTTCAGTCTGGCGGAAAGAATATCCGTGTTGTGGTCATGAACAATATCCTGCCGAGAGTGGTCCGTATGCATTACAAGTATGACCTGAAGGGTTCCACTTACAAGAGACGTGCATCCAAGAAAGAAAGGGAGAAACGCAGTCCTACGTACAAAGACCTAGATTTCATGCAGGATTCTCCAGAGGGCTTGCTTCTCGATAATGACACCTTTAGTGCACTGGTTAAAACCCTTCAGAGAGACTGCTTG GTCTTAGAAAGCTTCAAGATCATGGATTACAGCCTTCTTCTAGGAGTGCACAACACGGAGCAACAGGAAAAAGAGAGACAAACCGATGGAGCGCAGAGTCAAGCAGATGAGAAGCGCCCCGTGGCACAGAAGGCACTGTACTCCACAGCAATGGAGTCTATTCAGGGAGGTGCAGCGCGCGGAGAGTCCATAGATACTGATGACAC AATGGGCGGAATTCCAGCTGTAAATGGCAAAGGGGAACGTCTTTTACTCTACATAGGAATTATTGACATTCTGCAGTCATACAG gttAATAAAGAAGCTAGAACACACATGGAAAGCTCTTGTCCATGATGGG gacaCAGTGTCTGTACATCGACCTGGTTTTTATGCTGAACGATTTTTTAAGTTTATGACCAACACAGTGTTCCGAAAAACATCCT CCCTGAAGTCTTCTCCTTCTAAGAAGGGTAGAAGCGCTCTACTAGTACCTCGACCCTTGGGACCAACTGCCGCATTTTCCGCAGGACAAATTCCTACAGAACAAGAAGAAGGCAATTATGACCTACGAGGAGTGCGCAGCTACCCTACATTAGAGGATGATG GTCGTGCAGATTTACTGCCCTGCACACCTCCGTCATTTGAGGAGGCCACTACTGCTTCTATTGCTACAACGCTGTCTTCCACCTCTCTGTCTATTCCTGAACGTTCTCCATCTGAAACCTCAGAACACCCCCGTTACCG AAGGCGTACTCAGTCATCGGGATATGATGTCAG GACCTATGAGGAGACACGGGCAGAAGAAGACATTCAGCAGATTTCAGTAGAGGTAGAGCATAGACCATCTGAAACTGTGATTCTACCGGAGGAGGAAAAGCATGG TGAAGCCTCGGGCTGTTCATGTCCAGTTGAGGAAACGGGAAGTCAACGATCTGAGGAAGATGAGGAGGTGCCTGTGACTGACATTTATTTT ACACTGACACTAATGCTACTCCCTGGCACACGTAAGTGCTATATACTTGTCATACGTGTGCAGTGCCTGGCTGTTCAATTAACCTTTTCTATTTACAAAAACACCATTGATGCTCTTTTAACAATGGTTTGA